The Zea mays cultivar B73 unplaced genomic scaffold, Zm-B73-REFERENCE-NAM-5.0 scaffold_484, whole genome shotgun sequence genome includes a window with the following:
- the LOC118475570 gene encoding ATP synthase subunit a-like, translated as MMMMTRWSSTDMKRRNRILANMVPIRNLSLPDYYEYEEEYPPVSREATRGVCILLRIDRYLSSIGRSIQDREVLRDFRQRLLFPQREAGHSFSEIYDDIRAHGVEASRLGQPLRDLYDEMERNGEIVNNGSIIIPGGGGPVTESPLDQFGIHPILDLNIGKYYVSFTNLSLSMLLTLGLVLLLVFVVTKKGGGKSVPNAFQSLVELIYDFVPNLVNEQIGGLSGNVKHKFFPCISVTFTFSLFRNPQGMIPFSFTVTSHFLITLALSFSIFIGITIVGFQRHGLHFFSFLLPAGVPLPLAPFLVLLELISHCFRALSSGIRLFANMMAGHSSVKILSGFAWTMLFLNNIFYFLGDLGPLFIVLALTGLELGVAISQAHVSTISICIYLNDATNLHQNESFHNCIKTRSQS; from the coding sequence ATGATGATGATGACTAGATGGAGTTCCACTGATATGAAGAGAAGAAATAGAATATTGGCTAATATGGTGCCAATTCGTAATTTAAGTTTACCTGATTATTATGAATATGAAGAAGAATACCCTCCAGTTTCAAGAGAGGCAACCAGAGGGGTCTGTATACTCCTACGAATAGACAGATATTTATCTTCAATTGGAAGGAGCATTCAAGACCGTGAGGTTCTACGCGATTTCCGCCAACGGTTACTCTTTCCCCAACGCGAGGCTGGGCACAGCTTTTCCGAAATATATGATGATATACGAGCGCATGGGGTAGAAGCAAGTCGATTGGGTCAGCCTCTAAGAGATCTGTACGATGAGATGGAAAGGAACGGCGAGATAGTAAATAACGGCTCAATCATTATCCCTGGAGGCGGCGGACCAGTAACAGAAAGCCCATTGGATCAATTTGGAATTCACCCAATTCTGGATCTGAATATTGGCAAGTACTATGTCTCATTCACAAATCTATCCTTGTCTATGCTACTCACTCTCGGTTTGGTCCTACTTCTGGTTTTTGTTGTTACGaaaaaaggagggggaaagtcagTGCCAAATGCATTTCAATCCTTGGTGGAGCTTATTTATGATTTCGTGCCGAACCTGGTAAACGAACAAATAGGTGGTCTTTCCGGAAATGTGAAACACAAGTTTTTCCCTTGCATCTCGGTCACTTTTACTTTTTCGTTATTTCGTAATCCCCAGGGTATGATACCCTTTAGCTTCACAGTGACAAGTCATTTTCTCATTACTTTGGCTCTTTCATTTTCCATTTTTATAGGCATTACGATCGTTGGATTTCAAAGACATGGGCTTCATTTTTTTAGCTTCTTATTACCAGCGGGAGTCCCACTGCCATTAGCACCTTTTTTAGTACTCCTTGAGCTAATCTCTCATTGTTTTCGTGCATTAAGCTCAGGAATACGTTTATTTGCTAATATGATGGCCGGTCATAGTTCAGTAAAGATTTTAAGTGGGTTTGCTTGGACTATGCTATTTCTGAATAATATTTTCTATTTCTTAGGAGATCTTGGTCCCTTATTTATAGTTCTAGCATTAACCGGTCTGGAATTAGGTGTAGCTATATCACAAGCTCATGTTTCTACGATCTCAATTTGTATTTACTTGAATGATGCTACaaatctccatcaaaatgagtcaTTTCATAATTGCATAAAAACGAGGAGCCAATCATAG